A DNA window from Carassius gibelio isolate Cgi1373 ecotype wild population from Czech Republic chromosome A6, carGib1.2-hapl.c, whole genome shotgun sequence contains the following coding sequences:
- the zp2l2 gene encoding zona pellucida glycoprotein 2, like 2, with product MLVIAALIVFTLSVNLSNAQDQQFPRQLIQYQAGGSSFSPVLKEFPRQEMFDLQQGFSPELSPRSSSFSGSQRCVVEPYERIECGEPDITPAECEDISCCYDAQGCYYARAVTLQCTRDGQFVLVVARDATMPHISLDSIHMLDNDTSDHCAPVGSTGSFAMYQFTVSSCGTRMKEENGFVIYENMMSSVYEVAVGPRGSILRDSSYELKFQCRYSGSTVEALVMEVNTVPPPPPVSQNGSLRVELRLASGQCTTKGCSDEDMYTSYYSEADYPVTRALREPVYVEVRILERTDPNLILVLDHCWATSNPEPTSQPQWDLLLNGCPFKDDHYLTTMLAVGHSELQYPSHYKRFVVKMFTFVDQSSLLPLEERIFIHCTTSVCPPSITESCEPSCGSTTRRSISKDSEETVVVSSGEVILVSHSPVCEANLAKEVPQILDYGLWAAGALTVFGVCGIVVAVLIQGPKPRPQPAPV from the exons atgctggtaaTCGCAGCGTTAATTGTGTTTACGCTTAGTGTAAATTTGAGCAATGCTCAGGATCAGCAGTTTCCCCGGCAGCTGATCCAATATCAGGCCGGTGGTTCATCATTCTCCCCGGTTTTGAAGGAATTTCCCCGTCAAGAGATGTTTGATCTCCAGCAGGGCTTTTCCCCGGAGCTGAGTCCGAGGAGCTCGTCGTTCTCCGGCTCTCAGCGCTGTGTGGTGGAACCGTATGAGCGCATTGAGTGTGGAGAGCCTGACATCACTCCAGCTGAATGCGAGGATATCAGCTGCTGTTATGATGCTCAGGGCTGTTATTATGCTAGGGCAG tTACTCTGCAGTGCACGAGAGATGGGCAGTTTGTATTGGTGGTTGCCCGAGATGCTACCATGCCACATATCAGTTTAGATTCCATCCACATGCTGGATAATGACACCAGTGACCACTGTGCTCCTGTCGGCAGCACTGGCAGCTTTGCCATGTATCAGTTTACTGTTAGCTCCTGTGGCACAAGAATGAAG GAAGAAAACGGTTTTGTTATTTATGAGAACATGATGTCATCTGTGTATGAAGTGGCTGTTGGACCTCGTGGATCAATTTTGAGGGACAGTTCGTATGA GCTGAAGTTCCAGTGCAGGTATTCGGGATCAACAGTTGAGGCTCTGGTGATGGAGGTGAATACggttcctcctcctccccctGTCTCTCAGAACGGCTCACTCCGAGTGGAGCTCAGGCTCGCCAGTGGACAGTGCACTACTAAAGGATGCTCCGATG AGGATATGTACACCTCGTACTACTCTGAGGCAGACTACCCTGTTACTAGAGCATTGAGAGAACCTGTTTATGTGGAGGTGCGGATTCTGGAGAGGACCGATCCAAACCTTATCCTGGTCTTAGACCACTGCTGGGCCACTTCTAATCCTGAGCCCACAAGTCAACCTCAGTGGGACCTTTTGCTAAATGG CTGTCCATTTAAGGATGACCATTACCTGACCACAATGCTTGCTGTTGGACACTCAGAACTGCAGTACCCATCTCATTATAAAcgctttgttgtgaagatgttcactTTTGTAGATCAGTCCTCACTTTTGCCTCTGGAGGAAAGG ATTTTTATTCACTGCACTACGTCTGTTTGCCCTCCCTCCATCACTGAGTCATGTGAGCCCAGCTGTGGCAGCACGACAA GAAGGTCCATTTCAAAAGACTCCGAGGAAACGGTTGTAGTTTCGAGTGGGGAGGTTATACTTGTATCCCATTCGCCAGTTTGTGAGGCAAATCTAGCTAAGGAAG TCCCACAGATATTGGATTATGGATTATGGGCGGCAGGAGCTCTCACTGTGTTTGGGGTCTGTGGGATTGTGGTGGCTGTTTTAATACAGGGGCCCAAACCTCGCCCTCAGCCCGCTCCAGTGTGA
- the LOC128016173 gene encoding cytochrome P450 20A1 yields the protein MLDFAIFAVTFVIILIGAVLYLYPSSRSASGVPGLNPTEEKDGNLPDIVNKGSLHEFLVGLHDEFGSVASFWFGGRPVVSLGAVDQLRQHINPNWTTDSFETMLKSLLGYRSGSGVGVTESMIRKKVYEGAINKTLDNNFPLLLQLVEELVDKWAFYPKSQHTPLCAHLLGLAMKAVTQLAMGSRFRDDAEIIQFRKNHEAIWSEIGKGYLDGSLEKSSSRKAHYESALAEMETVLKSVAKQNSGQGSSQSSFVNYLLQAKLTECQVMEDGMVFTLAGCVITANLCIWAVHFLSVSEAVQERLYHELVEVLGEEPITLEKIPQLRYCQQVLNETVRTAKLTPMAARLQEVEGKVDQHVIPKETLVIYALGVVLQDADTWSLPYRFNPDRFADESVMKSFSLLGFSGNQACPELRFAYTVAAVLLSTLVRRLRLHRVEGQVVEARYELVTTPKDDTWITVSKRN from the exons ATGCTGGATTTTGCTATATTTGCAGTGACATTTGTCATTATCCTGATCGGTGCCGTCCTGTATTTGTATCCG TCATCTAGAAGTGCCTCTGGTGTGCCTGGACTAAACCCCACAGAAGAGAA AGATGGGAATCTGCCAGATATAGTGAACAAAGGAAGCCTGCATGAGTTCCTGGTGGGTCTTCACGATGAGTTTGGGTCTGTGGCATCTTTCTGGTTTGGTGGGAGACCAGTGGTCAGTCTGGGAGCTGTGGACCAACTACGACAACACATCAACCCCAACTGGACCA CGGATTCCTTTGAGACAATGCTCAAGTCGTTGCTGGGTTACCGGTCAGGTTCAGGAGTGGGAGTGACAGAGTCGATgataagaaaaaaagtttatgaGGGAGCTATTAATAAAACCCTGGACAACAACTTCCCTCTATTGCTTCAG CTGGTGGAGGAGCTGGTTGATAAGTGGGCATTTTATCCTAAATCGCAGCACACGCCTCTTTGTGCTCACCTGCTTGGATTGGCTATGAAGGCTGTCACTCAGCTTGCCATGGGGAGTCGCTTTCGGGATGATGCTGAGATCATTCAGTTCCGTAAGAACCATGAAGCG ATCTGGTCAGAGATCGGTAAGGGTTATCTGGATGGATCCCTAGAGAAGAGTTCCAGCAGAAAGGCCCATTATGAGAGTG CTCTGGCTGAGATGGAGACGGTGCTGAAGTCTGTGGCAAAGCAGAATAGTGGACAAGGATCCAGTCAGTCATCTTTTGTTAACTATTTACTACAGGCCAAGCTGACAGAGTGTCAG GTGATGGAAGATGGTATGGTTTTTACTCTAGCTGGCTGTGTGATCACTGCTAACT TGTGCATCTGGGCAGTTCACTTCCTCTCAGTATCAGAAGCAGTGCAGGAACGACTCTATCATGAGCTGGTTGAAGTGCTCGGAGAGGAACCTATTACTTTGGAGAAGATTCCACAACTCAG ATACTGCCAGCAGGTTCTAAATGAAACGGTCCGCACAGCCAAACTGACGCCCATGGCTGCCAGACTGCAGGAGGTGGAGGGGAAGGTGGACCAACACGTCATTCCCAAAGAA ACATTGGTTATCTATGCCCTGGGCGTCGTCCTTCAAGATGCAGATACTTGGTCACTTCCatacag GTTTAATCCTGACAGATTTGCTGATGAGTCCGTAATGAAGAGCTTCTCGCTGCTTGGATTTTCAGGGAACCAGGCCTGCCCTGAACTAAG ATTTGCATACACTGTGGCCGCAGTGCTGCTCAGCACGCTGGTGCGCAGGTTGAGACTGCACAGAGTGGAAGGGCAGGTGGTTGAGGCCAGGTACGAGCTGGTGACCACACCCAAAGATGacacctggatcacagtcagcAAGAGGAACTGA